CGTCTTCAAGCTGAAGGACGTCCTCCCCGAGGACCGCGCCGGGTACGCCGACGAGGTCCAGGAGCTGTTCGACCAGCTCGCCGCCAAGGACGTGACCATCCGCGGCACGTACGACGTCTCGGGCCTGCGCGCCGACGCCGACCTCATGATCTGGTGGCACGCGGAGACCAGCGACGCGCTGCAGGAGGCGTACAACCTCTTCCGCCGCACGAAGCTGGGCCGGGCGCTCACGCCGGTGTGGTCGAACATGGCGCTGCACCGGCCCGCCGAGTTCAACCGCTCGCACATCCCGGCGTTCCTCGCCGACGAGACGCCCCGCAACTACGTGAGCGTCTACCCCTTCGTGCGCTCCTACGACTGGTACCTGCTGCCCGACGAGGACCGCCGCCGCATGCTCGCCGACCACGGCAAGATGGCCCGCGGCTTCCCGGACGTGCGCGCCAACACGGTCGCCTCGTTCTCCCTCGGCGACTACGAGTGGCTCCTCGCCTTCGAGGCCGACGAGCTGTACCGCATCGTCGACCTCATGCGCCACCTGCGCGCCTCGGAGGCGCGTCGGCACGTGCGCGAGGAGGTCCCGTTCTTCACGGGCCGCCGCAAGGACATCGCGGAGCTGGTCGCGGGTCTGGCCTGATCAGCGGAGCGGTCGTTCGGCCCCGGGCTGCTCCGGGGCC
The genomic region above belongs to Streptomyces coeruleorubidus and contains:
- the hemQ gene encoding hydrogen peroxide-dependent heme synthase, producing MSDDASTTASSATPDRIPNKGKLAKDLNEVIRYTLWSVFKLKDVLPEDRAGYADEVQELFDQLAAKDVTIRGTYDVSGLRADADLMIWWHAETSDALQEAYNLFRRTKLGRALTPVWSNMALHRPAEFNRSHIPAFLADETPRNYVSVYPFVRSYDWYLLPDEDRRRMLADHGKMARGFPDVRANTVASFSLGDYEWLLAFEADELYRIVDLMRHLRASEARRHVREEVPFFTGRRKDIAELVAGLA